A stretch of Desulfurivibrio alkaliphilus AHT 2 DNA encodes these proteins:
- the gspE gene encoding type II secretion system ATPase GspE: protein MSETTLSKRPSFSFAKRQGVLVAEIDQGKARVISRVGATPAALAEVRRFLGLPLQVESVSRERYETLLQQAYEGGAEQDLLSSGDFGEEFDLDSIAQQLSEPEDLLESQDDAPIIRLINGLLTQAVKENASDIHIEPFENRLRVRIRVDGILKEVMQPSRLVAPLVISRLKVMAHLDIAEKRLPQDGRISLKIAGRPVDVRVSTIPSGYGERVVLRLLDKQAGRLDLEQLGMAPEAMAQMDRIIHRPNGIILVTGPTGSGKTTTLYAALTRLNESSRNIMTVEDPIEYYLDGIGQTQVNPKVQMTFARGLRAILRQDPDVVMVGEIRDLETAEIAVQASLTGHMVVSTLHTNTAVGAVTRLRDMGVEPFLLSSTLVGVLAQRLVRVLCPHCREPYTATPAELADLGIELDVNNLPTIYRPRGCEHCHQQGFAGRTGIYELVIADQHLQEMIHNQAGQYEMEKYVRTRTPDMRQDGWRRIVAGDTTVTEVLRVTRED from the coding sequence TTGAGTGAAACAACCTTAAGCAAACGTCCCTCCTTCTCCTTTGCCAAGCGGCAAGGGGTGCTGGTGGCGGAAATAGACCAGGGCAAGGCCCGGGTCATCAGCCGGGTGGGGGCGACCCCGGCGGCCCTGGCCGAGGTGCGACGTTTTCTTGGGTTGCCCCTGCAGGTGGAGAGCGTCAGCCGGGAGCGCTATGAAACCCTGCTGCAACAGGCCTACGAAGGCGGGGCCGAGCAGGACCTGCTCAGCAGCGGCGATTTCGGCGAGGAGTTCGACCTGGACTCCATCGCCCAGCAGTTATCCGAACCCGAAGACCTGCTGGAAAGCCAGGACGACGCCCCCATCATCCGCCTGATCAACGGCCTGCTGACCCAGGCGGTGAAGGAAAATGCCTCCGATATTCACATAGAGCCGTTTGAAAACCGCCTGCGGGTGCGGATTCGGGTGGACGGCATCCTTAAAGAGGTAATGCAGCCCAGCCGGCTGGTGGCCCCTTTGGTGATTTCCCGGCTCAAGGTCATGGCCCACCTGGATATCGCCGAAAAGCGCCTGCCCCAGGATGGCCGTATCTCACTGAAAATTGCCGGCCGGCCGGTGGATGTGCGGGTTTCCACCATCCCCTCCGGTTACGGCGAGCGGGTGGTGCTGCGTCTGCTGGACAAGCAGGCCGGGCGCCTGGACCTGGAGCAACTGGGCATGGCCCCGGAGGCCATGGCCCAGATGGACCGGATCATCCACCGCCCCAACGGCATCATCCTGGTCACCGGCCCAACCGGCAGCGGCAAAACCACCACCCTCTATGCGGCCCTTACCCGGCTCAATGAGAGCAGCCGCAATATCATGACCGTGGAAGACCCCATCGAGTACTACCTGGACGGCATCGGCCAGACCCAGGTCAATCCCAAGGTGCAGATGACCTTCGCCCGGGGGCTGCGGGCCATCCTTCGCCAGGACCCGGATGTGGTCATGGTGGGCGAGATTCGCGACCTGGAAACCGCCGAAATTGCGGTGCAGGCCAGCCTCACCGGGCATATGGTGGTCTCCACCCTGCATACCAATACCGCGGTGGGGGCGGTGACCCGCCTGCGAGACATGGGGGTTGAACCGTTCCTGCTCTCCTCCACCCTGGTGGGGGTGCTGGCCCAGCGCCTGGTCCGGGTGCTCTGCCCCCACTGCCGCGAGCCGTATACCGCCACCCCGGCCGAATTGGCCGATTTGGGGATTGAGCTGGACGTCAACAACCTGCCCACCATTTACCGGCCCCGGGGCTGCGAACACTGCCACCAGCAGGGGTTTGCCGGCCGGACCGGGATCTACGAGCTGGTCATCGCCGATCAGCACCTGCAAGAGATGATCCACAACCAGGCGGGGCAGTACGAGATGGAGAAGTACGTCCGCACCCGCACCCCCGATATGCGCCAGGACGGCTGGCGGCGGATCGTGGCCGGTGACACCACGGTAACGGAAGTGCTGCGGGTCACCAGGGAGGATTAG
- the gspF gene encoding type II secretion system inner membrane protein GspF, translating into MGAFEYSAVDAAGKTRKGVLEGDTPRQVRQQLREKGLMPLAVNPVAEGRGKSSGRRLGGGRIQASDLAVVTRQLATLVRSGIVLEEALGAVAEQAEKPRLKSVLMAVRSRILEGYAADRALGEFPRVFPELYRATLAAGEQAGHLDVVLERLADYTEARQQLQQKVFLALLYPVLLTVVAFAVISALLVYVVPQVVEVFAHIDQTLPALTVGLIAVSDFLQAHGLVLLLLAVGGFFLARVLLKREQIRRRVHRHLLYLPLLGKFIRTLDAARFARSFSIMIASGVPVLEGLKISSRVVANLTLREALERVRTKVREGASISKAMQAEGYFPPLTIHLIASGEASSNLEQMLDRAAATQERETETVISATMGLFEPLMIVVMGGIILIIVLAILLPIFELNQLVQ; encoded by the coding sequence ATGGGCGCCTTTGAGTATTCCGCGGTGGATGCCGCCGGCAAGACCCGCAAGGGGGTGCTGGAAGGGGATACGCCGCGCCAGGTGCGCCAGCAGTTGCGGGAAAAGGGGTTGATGCCGCTGGCGGTCAACCCGGTGGCCGAAGGGCGGGGCAAGTCGTCCGGCCGCCGGCTGGGTGGCGGCCGGATTCAGGCCTCGGACCTGGCGGTGGTTACCCGCCAGCTGGCTACTTTGGTCCGCTCCGGCATCGTGCTGGAGGAGGCCCTGGGGGCGGTGGCCGAGCAGGCGGAAAAGCCTCGCTTGAAAAGCGTGCTGATGGCGGTGCGCTCCCGCATCCTGGAAGGTTATGCCGCCGACCGGGCCCTGGGCGAGTTCCCCCGGGTCTTCCCCGAGCTTTACCGGGCCACCCTGGCCGCCGGCGAACAGGCCGGCCACCTGGATGTGGTCCTGGAACGGCTGGCCGATTACACCGAGGCCCGCCAGCAGTTGCAGCAGAAGGTCTTTCTCGCCCTGCTGTACCCGGTGCTGCTCACGGTGGTGGCCTTTGCCGTGATCTCCGCCCTGCTGGTTTATGTGGTGCCCCAGGTGGTGGAAGTCTTTGCCCATATCGACCAGACTTTGCCGGCGCTCACCGTCGGCCTGATCGCGGTCAGCGATTTTCTCCAGGCCCATGGCCTGGTTCTGCTGCTGCTGGCGGTTGGCGGCTTTTTTCTGGCCAGGGTGCTGCTGAAAAGGGAGCAGATTCGCCGCCGGGTGCATCGCCACCTGCTTTACCTGCCGCTGCTGGGCAAGTTCATCCGTACCCTGGATGCGGCCCGGTTTGCCCGTTCCTTCAGTATCATGATCGCCAGCGGGGTGCCGGTGCTGGAGGGGCTTAAAATCTCATCCCGGGTGGTGGCCAACCTGACCCTGCGGGAGGCCCTGGAGCGGGTCCGGACCAAGGTTCGGGAAGGGGCCAGCATCAGCAAGGCCATGCAGGCCGAAGGCTACTTTCCGCCCCTGACCATCCACCTGATCGCCAGCGGTGAGGCCAGCTCCAACCTGGAGCAGATGCTGGACCGGGCCGCCGCCACCCAGGAAAGGGAGACGGAAACGGTTATTTCGGCCACCATGGGGCTGTTTGAGCCGCTGATGATCGTGGTCATGGGCGGCATCATCCTGATCATCGTGCTGGCCATCCTGCTGCCCATCTTCGAGCTGAACCAGTTGGTCCAATGA
- the gspG gene encoding type II secretion system major pseudopilin GspG translates to MWRSKNNLQHQGGFTLIEIMVVVVILGILAAVVVPRIMDRPDQARLTKAAQDIRALESALRLYRLDNFFYPTTEQGLDALVERPTTQPEPRRWREGGYIDRLPRDPWGGEYQYLNPGVHGEIDIFSYGADGRPGGEGINAEIGNWNIE, encoded by the coding sequence ATGTGGCGGTCGAAAAATAATTTGCAGCACCAGGGCGGTTTTACCCTGATTGAGATCATGGTGGTGGTGGTTATTCTGGGGATTTTGGCGGCGGTGGTGGTGCCGCGGATCATGGATCGGCCGGACCAGGCCCGGTTGACCAAGGCCGCCCAGGATATCCGGGCCCTGGAGAGCGCCCTGCGCCTTTACCGGCTGGATAACTTCTTTTATCCCACCACCGAGCAGGGCCTGGACGCCCTGGTGGAACGGCCCACCACCCAACCTGAACCCCGGCGCTGGCGCGAAGGCGGCTACATCGACCGCCTGCCCCGCGACCCCTGGGGCGGCGAGTATCAGTACCTCAATCCCGGGGTACACGGCGAGATCGACATCTTCTCTTACGGGGCCGACGGCCGCCCCGGCGGCGAGGGCATCAACGCCGAGATCGGTAACTGGAATATAGAGTAA
- the gspL gene encoding type II secretion system protein GspL translates to MKKIIVRLDERAPAECVWRKFEADGAEVAGWGSLADLAALAAGYRLWVLIPGTEVLLTRVNLPPGNRKQLLAAIPYALEEFLADEVEDQHFAVGRPDENGALAVAVIARERLDYWLELCRQHGLAPAGMVPEMLAVPLAGPDAAGREPGAAPRPSLLLTAAGAALVRTGPQDGFVLDRDSLAIMPGMPGIGNEAKLEFYHEEEAPELPEELAVLLAGSHRVGDVFALLAETLKEKEALNLLQGDYRPQAHWEKHWRRWRLPGVLVLVLLLFYAGLGLLENQRLSRYHEQLHDEIIEVYRTTFPGAQRIVNPRAQMEHQLQTLRGAGGESSARGFLPLLADSGPVLSGAAGMQLRGLRYRAGELDLELTISDLQALDELKAALEERGLEVDIRTATTRDERVLARLQVREPR, encoded by the coding sequence ATGAAAAAAATTATTGTCAGGTTGGATGAGCGCGCACCGGCCGAGTGTGTTTGGCGGAAGTTCGAGGCCGACGGAGCCGAGGTGGCCGGCTGGGGCAGCCTGGCCGACCTGGCGGCCCTGGCGGCCGGCTATCGCCTGTGGGTGCTGATCCCCGGCACCGAGGTGCTGCTCACCCGGGTCAACCTGCCGCCGGGCAATCGCAAGCAGTTGCTGGCGGCCATTCCCTACGCCCTGGAAGAATTTCTCGCCGATGAGGTGGAAGATCAGCATTTCGCGGTGGGCCGGCCCGATGAAAACGGCGCCCTGGCAGTGGCGGTGATCGCCCGCGAGCGTTTGGATTACTGGCTTGAGCTTTGCCGGCAACATGGCCTGGCGCCCGCCGGGATGGTGCCGGAAATGCTGGCGGTTCCCCTGGCCGGCCCCGATGCCGCCGGCCGGGAGCCGGGAGCGGCCCCCCGGCCCTCGCTGTTGCTCACCGCCGCCGGTGCGGCCCTGGTGCGCACCGGTCCCCAGGACGGCTTCGTGCTGGACCGCGACAGCCTGGCCATTATGCCCGGCATGCCCGGGATCGGCAATGAAGCGAAGCTGGAGTTTTACCACGAGGAAGAGGCCCCGGAGCTGCCGGAAGAACTGGCCGTGCTGCTGGCGGGCAGCCATCGGGTGGGCGATGTTTTTGCCCTGCTGGCGGAAACTCTTAAGGAAAAAGAGGCTCTCAACCTGCTGCAGGGCGATTACCGCCCCCAGGCCCACTGGGAAAAGCACTGGCGCCGCTGGCGGCTGCCCGGGGTGCTGGTGCTGGTTTTGCTGCTCTTTTATGCCGGCCTGGGTCTGCTGGAAAACCAGCGCCTGAGCCGTTACCACGAGCAGTTGCACGACGAAATAATCGAGGTCTACCGCACCACCTTCCCCGGCGCTCAGCGCATTGTCAACCCGCGGGCCCAGATGGAGCACCAGCTCCAGACCTTGCGGGGTGCTGGGGGAGAGAGCAGTGCCCGCGGTTTTCTGCCCCTGCTGGCGGACAGCGGTCCGGTGTTGAGCGGGGCCGCCGGCATGCAGTTGCGGGGCCTGCGTTACCGGGCCGGGGAACTCGACCTGGAGCTTACCATCAGCGACCTGCAGGCCTTGGATGAACTTAAGGCAGCGCTGGAAGAGCGCGGCCTGGAGGTTGATATCCGCACCGCCACCACCCGCGATGAGCGGGTGCTGGCCCGCCTGCAGGTAAGGGAGCCGCGATGA
- the gspD gene encoding type II secretion system secretin GspD has translation MVLSGVLSPIPGRGRYRLRSPGVWLLLAAVLLGGLLLAPRPGQAETITLNFKEADIESVINSVARITGKTFIVDPAVRGNITIVSSQPMRADEVYGVFLSILQVHDYAAVEAGNVVKIIPAAKAGQDLVITADAEHPLELEEDRIVTRIYRLQYLQADRLVPILRPMLGTRTGQMSALAVKEGNALIFTERAGTVERLLRIVRRLDQSSGGEMEIVTLEHADARDVVSVIREMELGTGRLSAEQLRLVADSRTNSVLLQGDPYHLLRVKATILHLDTPLAKGGDTQVVFLRHAKAEDLVPILTGMGKYDGSREERRGQQRQDVDIQADANTNALIMTGPPAVLQNLQTVIRQLDIRRAQLMIEAVIAEISTARAVDLGIQWFSADADKVIGGTNFPGSGASMSGIAAGDEGSIAALAGLGGFNMGVFSGSTEILGREFFSFGALVNALARDGDTNILSTPSLVTMDNQEAEIIVGQNVPFLTGSFTEGATGVGGSPFQTVERRDVGIKLRVKPQVTEGDVIRLQIEQEVSSVERDDLAAGLVTNTRNINTSVLVEDGKVLVLGGLISDDVQETVSKVPLLGDIPLFGALFRHTRSERSKRNLMVFLRPVILRDQEMSSRISQGQYDMLRQQQLERDSKGVKLMPGQNQPVLLEFEAFEDQHFHPLPPQSPASEEDERVAPVPLESLEPAE, from the coding sequence ATGGTTTTGTCAGGTGTTTTATCTCCCATCCCCGGCCGGGGGCGCTACCGGTTGCGCTCGCCCGGGGTATGGCTGCTGCTGGCGGCGGTGCTGCTTGGCGGCTTGCTGTTGGCGCCCCGGCCGGGCCAGGCTGAAACCATTACCCTGAACTTCAAGGAAGCCGATATCGAGTCGGTGATTAACTCGGTGGCCAGGATCACCGGCAAGACCTTTATCGTCGACCCGGCGGTGCGGGGCAATATCACCATTGTTTCCTCTCAGCCCATGCGGGCCGACGAGGTTTACGGGGTCTTTCTCTCCATCCTCCAGGTCCATGATTATGCCGCTGTCGAAGCCGGCAACGTGGTCAAGATCATTCCCGCCGCCAAGGCCGGGCAGGACCTGGTGATTACCGCCGACGCCGAGCACCCCCTGGAACTGGAAGAAGACCGTATTGTGACCCGGATCTACCGCCTGCAGTATCTCCAGGCCGATCGACTGGTGCCTATTCTGCGGCCCATGCTTGGCACCCGCACCGGCCAGATGTCGGCCCTGGCGGTCAAGGAGGGCAATGCCCTGATTTTCACCGAGCGGGCCGGCACCGTCGAGCGGCTGCTGCGAATTGTCCGGCGCCTGGACCAGAGTTCCGGCGGTGAGATGGAAATAGTCACCCTGGAGCACGCCGATGCCCGCGACGTGGTGTCGGTGATCCGGGAAATGGAACTGGGCACCGGCCGGCTGTCGGCCGAGCAACTGCGGCTGGTGGCCGACAGCCGCACCAACAGCGTGCTGTTGCAGGGAGATCCGTACCATCTGCTGCGGGTCAAGGCCACCATTCTGCACCTGGACACCCCCCTGGCCAAGGGCGGTGACACCCAGGTGGTCTTTCTGCGGCACGCCAAGGCCGAGGACCTGGTGCCGATTCTCACCGGCATGGGCAAATATGACGGCAGCCGGGAAGAGCGCCGTGGCCAGCAGCGCCAGGATGTTGATATCCAGGCCGATGCCAACACCAACGCCCTGATCATGACCGGTCCGCCGGCGGTGCTGCAGAATCTGCAGACAGTGATCCGCCAGTTGGATATCCGCCGGGCCCAGTTGATGATCGAGGCGGTGATCGCCGAGATTTCCACCGCCCGGGCGGTGGATCTGGGGATTCAGTGGTTTTCCGCCGATGCCGACAAGGTCATCGGCGGCACCAACTTCCCCGGTTCCGGCGCCAGCATGAGCGGCATTGCCGCCGGCGATGAGGGCAGCATCGCCGCCCTGGCCGGGCTGGGCGGTTTCAACATGGGGGTCTTTTCCGGCAGCACCGAGATCCTGGGGCGGGAGTTTTTCAGTTTCGGCGCCCTGGTCAACGCCCTGGCCCGGGACGGCGACACCAACATTCTCTCCACCCCCAGCCTGGTGACCATGGACAACCAGGAGGCGGAGATCATCGTCGGCCAGAACGTCCCCTTTCTCACCGGCAGCTTTACCGAGGGCGCCACCGGCGTCGGCGGTAGCCCGTTCCAGACCGTGGAGCGCCGGGATGTGGGGATCAAGCTGCGGGTCAAGCCCCAGGTGACCGAAGGCGATGTCATCCGGCTGCAGATCGAGCAGGAGGTTTCCAGCGTCGAGCGTGATGACCTGGCGGCGGGGCTGGTGACCAATACCCGCAACATCAACACCAGCGTCCTGGTGGAGGACGGCAAGGTGCTGGTGCTGGGCGGGTTGATCAGCGACGATGTTCAGGAGACGGTCTCCAAGGTGCCCCTGCTGGGCGATATTCCCCTGTTCGGCGCCCTTTTTCGCCATACCCGCAGCGAACGCTCCAAGCGCAACCTGATGGTCTTCCTCCGGCCGGTCATCCTCCGGGATCAGGAGATGAGCAGCCGGATTTCCCAGGGGCAGTACGATATGCTGCGCCAGCAGCAACTGGAGCGGGACAGCAAAGGGGTTAAGTTGATGCCCGGCCAGAATCAGCCGGTGCTGCTGGAGTTTGAAGCCTTTGAAGATCAGCATTTTCACCCCCTGCCGCCGCAGTCGCCGGCCTCGGAGGAGGATGAACGGGTTGCCCCTGTGCCGCTGGAATCTTTGGAACCGGCCGAGTAA
- the gspK gene encoding type II secretion system minor pseudopilin GspK, producing MMASRGKNGAAGCFHNQQGAALISALLAAALVVTVAAAMIFDQQLDIRRTGNILHGDQAYLYARGVESWAGLLLGRAAEGEEYEYLGHTLPPIPVEGGHLSVRVDDLQGLFNVNNLVLGSEGGQEQQRLVFRRLLRHCGLAEELEQAVSDWLDADQEPRFPGGAEDGEYLRRDPPYRTADRPLTDADELALVYGFGQDGYEECLKPLLTALPEVSAININTAPAPVLAALADELDLRRAEQLVEDRPEAGYTMAEFLEHPSLAGTGLGSEAGVLLTVQGRYFMVQSEAVIGQSRVVLHSLLQRDGEAVRVLQRSR from the coding sequence ATGATGGCAAGCAGAGGAAAAAATGGTGCTGCCGGATGTTTTCACAACCAGCAAGGAGCAGCGCTGATCAGCGCCCTGCTGGCCGCCGCCCTGGTGGTTACCGTGGCCGCGGCGATGATCTTCGACCAGCAGTTGGACATCCGCCGCACCGGCAATATCCTCCACGGCGATCAGGCTTATCTGTACGCCCGGGGGGTGGAGTCCTGGGCCGGGCTGCTGCTGGGCCGGGCGGCCGAGGGCGAGGAGTATGAATACCTGGGCCACACCCTGCCGCCCATCCCGGTGGAAGGGGGGCACCTCAGCGTGCGGGTGGACGACCTGCAGGGGCTGTTCAACGTCAACAACCTGGTGCTGGGCAGCGAAGGCGGGCAGGAACAGCAGCGGCTGGTGTTTCGCCGGCTTTTGCGTCACTGCGGCCTGGCCGAGGAACTGGAACAGGCGGTGTCCGACTGGCTGGATGCCGACCAGGAACCCCGTTTCCCCGGCGGGGCCGAAGACGGGGAGTACCTGCGGCGTGATCCGCCCTACCGCACGGCGGACCGCCCCCTGACCGACGCCGATGAACTGGCGCTGGTGTATGGTTTCGGGCAGGATGGTTACGAGGAGTGCTTGAAACCTTTGCTCACCGCCCTGCCCGAGGTCAGCGCGATCAACATCAACACCGCCCCGGCCCCGGTGCTGGCCGCACTGGCCGATGAACTGGATCTGCGGCGGGCCGAACAACTGGTGGAGGATCGGCCGGAAGCGGGCTACACCATGGCGGAATTTCTTGAGCATCCGTCCCTGGCCGGGACCGGTCTGGGCTCGGAAGCGGGCGTTTTGCTCACTGTCCAAGGCCGGTACTTTATGGTACAATCCGAGGCGGTTATCGGCCAGAGCCGGGTGGTGCTGCACAGCCTGCTGCAACGCGATGGAGAAGCAGTGCGGGTGCTGCAACGAAGCAGATAG
- the gspI gene encoding type II secretion system minor pseudopilin GspI has translation MIPGEKGFTLIEIVIALLVLGLVAVSAVQAAGNAVNNLFHLKEQTFAHWVAMNRAAEITLAPAGWERDPSSGSAMLADIEWSWEIEIKDTPEPEMREVAIRVWPAGGEEGEAAAVLTVFRRVQ, from the coding sequence ATGATTCCCGGCGAAAAAGGTTTCACCCTGATCGAGATCGTTATTGCCCTGCTGGTGTTGGGGCTGGTGGCGGTAAGCGCCGTGCAGGCGGCGGGTAATGCGGTTAATAACCTGTTCCACCTCAAAGAGCAGACCTTTGCCCACTGGGTGGCCATGAACCGGGCCGCCGAGATCACCCTCGCCCCGGCCGGCTGGGAACGGGACCCCTCCAGCGGCAGCGCCATGCTGGCGGATATCGAGTGGTCTTGGGAAATCGAAATCAAGGACACCCCGGAGCCGGAGATGCGCGAGGTGGCCATCCGGGTCTGGCCGGCCGGCGGTGAAGAGGGGGAGGCGGCGGCGGTGCTCACCGTCTTCCGCAGAGTCCAATGA
- the gspJ gene encoding type II secretion system minor pseudopilin GspJ: MRAAGGFTLLELLVALALFSVLSMMTFISIQTMLDSRQQTRQEAERLAAVQMAFARLELDLQQARGRGIRDEYGNRRPAVYYGLNPDEGLSLTRGGRAIQVPGRSGTSLQRLRYRLEDGELLRETWPVLDRGPRLEPFRQRLLEGVEALEIRFLDDQGDWHPRWPPDSASPAEQWPPEGRGEGEEAPPASFPPELLPIGVEIWLELTDWGRIRRLIPISRGEG, encoded by the coding sequence ATGAGGGCAGCCGGCGGTTTTACCCTGCTGGAGCTGCTGGTGGCGCTGGCGCTCTTTTCGGTGCTCTCCATGATGACCTTCATCAGCATCCAGACCATGCTCGACAGCCGCCAGCAGACCCGCCAGGAAGCGGAACGGCTGGCGGCGGTGCAGATGGCCTTCGCCCGCCTGGAGTTGGATCTGCAGCAGGCCCGGGGGCGGGGGATCCGGGACGAGTACGGCAATCGCCGCCCCGCCGTCTATTACGGTCTCAACCCCGATGAGGGTTTGTCCCTGACCCGGGGCGGCCGGGCGATCCAGGTGCCGGGTCGCTCCGGCACCTCCCTGCAGCGGCTGCGTTACCGCCTGGAGGATGGCGAGTTGCTGAGGGAAACCTGGCCGGTGCTGGACCGGGGACCGCGGCTGGAGCCCTTCCGCCAGCGGCTGCTGGAGGGAGTGGAGGCGCTGGAAATCCGCTTTCTCGATGACCAGGGCGATTGGCACCCCCGCTGGCCCCCGGACAGCGCGTCGCCGGCAGAGCAGTGGCCGCCGGAGGGCAGGGGAGAGGGAGAGGAGGCGCCGCCGGCAAGCTTCCCGCCGGAGTTGCTGCCCATCGGGGTGGAGATCTGGCTGGAGCTTACCGACTGGGGCCGCATCCGGCGCTTAATCCCCATCAGTCGGGGTGAAGGCTGA
- the gspM gene encoding type II secretion system protein GspM: MIDLKEIRAGLEARLEGLLADVPPRQRPLLFIGLGLLVPLLVWLLLLAPLGSSRDSLQRDIGAREQELAWMREAAQEVQRYAITAGNGARPGGSPLAAIDSSAREFGLGRAMQRVEPGDGGEVRVWLEDAVFDDLLRWLDRLGRGHGIEAVEVVVEPARGGRAARVNARLTLIRDAEAS; encoded by the coding sequence ATGATCGACTTGAAAGAAATCCGCGCCGGCCTGGAGGCGCGTCTGGAAGGACTGCTGGCCGATGTGCCGCCCCGGCAGCGGCCTTTGCTGTTCATCGGCCTGGGGTTGCTGGTGCCGCTGCTGGTTTGGCTGTTGCTGCTGGCGCCGCTTGGTTCTTCCCGCGATTCCCTGCAGCGGGACATCGGCGCCCGGGAGCAGGAGCTGGCCTGGATGCGGGAGGCGGCCCAGGAGGTACAGCGTTACGCCATCACCGCCGGCAATGGCGCCCGCCCCGGTGGCTCACCGCTGGCGGCCATCGACAGCAGCGCCCGGGAATTTGGCCTGGGGCGCGCCATGCAGCGGGTGGAGCCGGGCGACGGCGGCGAGGTCCGGGTCTGGCTGGAAGACGCGGTATTCGATGATCTGCTGCGCTGGCTGGACCGCCTGGGCCGGGGGCACGGCATCGAGGCGGTGGAGGTGGTGGTGGAACCGGCCCGGGGTGGCCGGGCCGCCCGGGTCAACGCCCGCCTGACTTTAATCCGTGATGCAGAGGCAAGCTGA
- the gspH gene encoding type II secretion system minor pseudopilin GspH, producing MALVNGNNNSGFTLIEVIVVLLIIGLLVGVVGLSLGSRDRPLETEAERLAALLRLAGQETLLTSTPTAVGFHAEGYRFYRYDLAGGDWHLLAAGALRPRQLDHDFILELRLLEEDDTPVNLPYLDYEDDQRLLPRIYFFPGGELTPFAVTLAADTVARRYTVQGNLQGEIGVEIEELRRPGGW from the coding sequence TTGGCTTTGGTCAACGGTAACAACAATAGCGGCTTCACGCTTATCGAGGTGATTGTTGTCCTGCTGATCATTGGTCTGCTGGTGGGGGTGGTGGGCCTTTCTTTGGGCAGCCGCGACCGTCCGCTGGAGACCGAGGCCGAGCGGCTGGCGGCCCTGCTGCGGCTGGCCGGCCAGGAGACCCTGCTCACCTCCACGCCCACCGCCGTGGGTTTTCATGCCGAAGGCTACCGTTTTTACCGCTACGATCTTGCCGGCGGCGACTGGCACCTGCTCGCCGCCGGTGCCCTGCGCCCCCGCCAGCTCGACCACGACTTCATCCTGGAGCTGCGCTTGCTGGAAGAGGATGACACCCCGGTTAATTTGCCCTACCTGGATTATGAAGACGACCAGCGGCTGCTGCCGCGGATCTATTTTTTCCCCGGGGGCGAGCTTACCCCCTTTGCCGTCACCCTGGCCGCCGACACCGTGGCCCGCCGTTACACGGTGCAGGGTAACCTGCAGGGGGAGATCGGCGTGGAAATCGAGGAGCTACGCCGGCCCGGGGGGTGGTAA
- a CDS encoding type II secretion system protein N yields the protein MFTWKKQLAAGLAFFIFFLVYYFPAQLAWPLLQKSGVDLVELHGISGSWHHGSAAAGRVLATPVRDISWRFKPLPWAPARGEIELIYGHEGRLAAGFSSGYKGPQFGRAELTAVRAELPLVTFAEQLRRFGLAVDGLLAADLKRLVLEDGRPVAAEGEVFLLDFQALQPVPLVLGDFTGTFESAGDELLLNLRDQGGPLALDGVVRFTGEGYRFNAGLTPRDPDDRELTRVLAFLGSPGRDGAIPLRFSGQW from the coding sequence ATGTTTACCTGGAAAAAACAACTGGCCGCAGGGCTTGCTTTTTTCATCTTTTTTCTGGTCTATTACTTCCCGGCCCAACTGGCCTGGCCGCTGTTGCAAAAATCCGGGGTGGACCTGGTGGAACTGCACGGCATCAGCGGCAGTTGGCACCACGGCAGCGCCGCCGCCGGGCGGGTGCTGGCTACCCCGGTGCGGGATATTTCCTGGCGCTTCAAGCCTTTGCCCTGGGCCCCCGCCCGGGGTGAGATCGAACTGATTTACGGCCACGAGGGGCGCCTGGCGGCGGGCTTCAGCAGCGGTTATAAAGGGCCCCAGTTTGGCCGGGCGGAGTTGACCGCGGTGCGGGCAGAATTGCCTTTGGTGACCTTTGCCGAGCAACTGCGCCGTTTCGGCCTGGCGGTGGACGGCCTGCTGGCCGCCGACCTGAAACGCCTGGTGCTGGAAGACGGGCGGCCGGTGGCGGCCGAAGGGGAGGTTTTTCTGCTCGACTTTCAGGCCCTGCAGCCGGTGCCCCTGGTGCTGGGAGACTTTACCGGCACCTTCGAGTCCGCCGGCGATGAGCTGCTGCTTAATCTCCGGGACCAGGGCGGCCCGCTGGCACTTGACGGCGTGGTGCGTTTCACCGGCGAGGGTTACCGGTTCAACGCCGGCCTGACCCCCCGGGACCCCGACGACCGGGAGCTGACCCGGGTGCTGGCCTTCCTGGGCTCGCCGGGCCGCGACGGGGCTATCCCCCTGCGCTTTTCCGGCCAATGGTAG